A genomic region of Arachis stenosperma cultivar V10309 chromosome 9, arast.V10309.gnm1.PFL2, whole genome shotgun sequence contains the following coding sequences:
- the LOC130951441 gene encoding AMSH-like ubiquitin thioesterase 1, translating into MRSSSSNTINIAASTQRLDVDNRIGLRLYYRIADNILRQADIFRTERNIIDLYVMLLRFSSLASETIPRHRDYRTSPQSKKESLKKKLIISMNELEKLKPLVQQKINELNSRHSYQQNEHGKFHSNNLMDFSPVKKQTVGSYGQIKTVRPTAMEFGYQGSRTQQFSYTRPVQQHLQRRSLNLTPAKEETRSKHSFLGPNGLNGHLRLPTSDKGVRYPSITDLSPVEIPSLQHSLEDGCRNKKDNSITENKISDLDSNLAQSVECKTQPSEEPPSLISFEESEAPAQIGVKESPSLISFEATKPPAQIEVVRQPSPPPVLAEVQDLVPAVSPHVDEAGCKADIPSSGGYVHAESPLQLHISTSMMENFMKLAKSNTDKNLETCGILAGLLKNRKFYITALIIPKQESTSDSCQATNEEEIFEVQDKRSLFPLGWIHTHPTQSCFMSSIDLHTHYSYQIMLPEAVAIVMAPRDSSRKHGIFRLTTPGGMNVIKQCQHRGFHPHSQPPDGCPIYNTCTDVYMNPDLKFDVIDLR; encoded by the exons ATGAGGTCTTCTTCTTCGAACACGATCAACATCGCCGCCAGCACACAGAGACTCGATGTCGATAATCGAATCGGCCTGCGACTCTATTATCGCATCGCTGATAACATCCTCAGACAg GCTGATATCTTTCGgacagagaggaatattattgacTTATATGTCATGCTCCTAAGATTTTCTAG tTTGGCATCCGAGACAATACCACGACACCGAGATTATAGAACATCTCCACAAAGCAAAAAAGAATCATTGAAAAAG AAATTGATAATTTCCATGAATGAATTGGAGAAGTTGAAACCATTGGTACAACAGAAGATCAATGAGCTTAACAGTAGACATTCTTACCAACAAAATGAGCATGGAAAATTTCATTCAAATAATTTAATGGATTTTTCTCCAGTGAAAAAGCAAACTGTGGGCAGTTATGGCCAAATAAAG ACAGTCAGACCAACTGCCATGGAATTTGGTTACCAAGGATCAAGGACCCAACAGTTCTCTTATACCAGGCCtgtccaacagcatttgcaaaGACG ATCTCTAAATCTTACGCCTGCAAAGGAGGAAACTCGCTCTAAACATTCTTTCCTTGGTCCCAACGGGCTTAATGGGCATTTGCGATTACCTACAAGCGATAAAGGG GTCAGATATCCATCTATCACAGATCTATCTCCAGTTGAAATACCAAG CCTACAACATTCTTTGGAAGACGGATGTCGTAATAAAAAAGACAATAGCATCACAGAAAACAAAATATCAGATTTAGATTCAAATCTTGCCCAGAGCGTGGAATGCAAGACCCAGCCTTCTGAGGAACCTCCTTCTCTCATCTCTTTTGAAGAATCTGAAGCCCCTGCTCAAATCGGGGTTAAAGAATCTCCTTCTCTGATCTCTTTTGAAGCAACAAAACCCCCTGCCCAAATAGAAGTTGTCAGACAGCCTTCTCCTCCACCTGTACTTGCTGAAGTACAGGATTTGGTCCCTGCAGTGTCACCACATGTTGACGAGGCAGGATGCAAGGCAGATATTCCGTCATCAGGTGGTTATGTTCATGCTGAGTCGCCTCTGCAGCTGCACATT TCAACTTCTATGATGGAAAATTTTATGAAGCTTGCCAAGTCAAATACGGACAAAAATTTGGAGACTTGTGGTATCCTTGCTGGTCTGCTT aaaaacagaaaattttATATTACTGCTCTAATAATCCCAAAGCAGGAGTCAACATCAGATTCT TGTCAGGCTACAAATGAAGaggaaatatttgaagtgcagGATAAACGATCTCTTTTTCCCCTTGGGTGGATACAT ACACATCCTACACAATCTTGTTTCATGTCATCAATTGATCTGCACACTCACTACTCATATCAG ATTATGCTTCCAGAAGCCGTTGCAATAGTTATGGCACCAAGAGACAGTTCAAG AAAACATGGCATTTTTCGGTTGACAACCCCTGGTGGAATGAACGTCATCAAACAATGCCAGCACCGCGGCTTTCATCCACACAGTCAGCCTCCAGATGGTTGTCCTATTTACAACACTTGTACAGATGTTTACATGAATCctgatttaaaatttgatgtaaTTGATCTTCGGTGA
- the LOC130947327 gene encoding cysteine-rich receptor-like protein kinase 44 codes for MGFISILCPCMETRLRGSAAPSHDPGDGDAADTFDLFFGLHTLQLATNFFSELNQLGHGGFGPVYKGLMPNGQVVAVKKLSLESRQGVKEFTNEVKLLLKIQHKNLVTLLGCCIEGPEKMLVYEYLPNKSLDHFLFDKTKSSYLDWTTRFRIVTGVARGLLYLHEEAPERIIHRDIKASNILLDERLNPKISDFGLARLFPGDDTHVQTFRISGTHGYMAPEYALRGYLSVKTDVFSFGILVLEIVSGRKNHDVQFGVEKADLLNYAWILHQGGKVMDLIDQTLGRYNPDEAAMCIQLGLLCCQASIVDRPDMNSVHLMLSSDSFTLPRPGRPGIHGRVGHWTTTTTSAFTNTNASSGTKASGGSRVSGASSYVEDFSRNSISTSSFDEGR; via the exons ATGGGGTTCATCTCTATACTCTGCCCCTGCATGGAGACTCGTCTCAGGGGATCCGCCGCACCCTCCCACGATCCCGGCGACGGAGACGCTGCAGACACCTTCGATCTCTTCTTCGGCCTCCACACACTTCAGCTCGCCACGAATTTCTTCTCTGAGCTCAACCAGCTTGGTCATGGAGGCTTTGGCCCTGTTTACAAG GGGTTGATGCCTAATGGCCAAGTAGTAGCTGTTAAGAAGCTTTCATTAGAATCAAGACAAGGTGTCAAAGAATTTACCAACGAAGTCAAGCTGTTACTAAAAATTCAGCACAAAAACTTGGTTACTCTGCTTGGCTGCTGTATAGAAGGACCTGAAAAGATGCTTGTTTACGAGTATCTGCCCAACAAAAGTCTTGATCACTTTCTGTTTG ATAAAACAAAGTCTTCATATCTGGACTGGACAACACGGTTTAGAATAGTTACAGGAGTGGCGAGAGGACTTCTCTACCTGCACGAGGAGGCTCCGGAAAGAATAATTCACAGAGACATTAAAGCTAGCAACATATTACTTGACGAGAGGTTAAATCCAAAAATATCAGATTTTGGTTTGGCGAGGCTGTTTCCTGGAGACGATACTCACGTGCAGACATTCAGGATTTCTGGTACACA TGGTTACATGGCTCCTGAATATGCATTGCGTGGATATCTATCCGTGAAGACAGATGTTTTCAGTTTTGGGATCTTGGTGTTGGAAATAGTTAGCGGGAGGAAAAATCACGACGTGCAATTTGGTGTAGAAAAGGCTGATCTCTTGAATTAT GCATGGATACTTCATCAGGGAGGAAAAGTTATGGATTTAATTGACCAAACTCTTGGTAGATACAACCCTGATGAGGCAGCAATGTGCATTCAGCTTGGATTGTTGTGCTGTCAAGCAAGTATAGTAGATAGGCCTGACATGAATTCTGTTCATCTCATGCTCTCAAGTGATTCTTTTACATTGCCAAGGCCAGGTAGACCCGGAATCCATGGCCGTGTCGGACATTGGACAACAACCACCACCTCTGCTTTTACCAATACTAATGCTAGTAGTGGAACCAAGGCTTCAGGAGGTAGTAGGGTTTCAGGAGCTAGTAGTTATGTGGAGGATTTTTCTAGGAATTCTATCTCCACTTCTTCTTTTGATGAAGGCAGATGA
- the LOC130947347 gene encoding 40S ribosomal protein S7-like yields the protein MYTFRKKIHKDKDVEPTEFEESIGQALFDLENTNTELKSELKDLYINSAVQVDVSGGRKAVVIHVPFRLRKGFRKIHVRLVRELEKKFSGKDVVLIATRRIVRPPKKGSAVQRPRNRTLTAVHEAMLEDIVLPAEIVGKRVRYRVDGSTIMKVFLDPKERNNTEYKLETFAAVYRKLSGKDVVFDYPAQEA from the exons ATGTACACTTTCAGGAAGAAGATCCACAAAGATAAGGATGTTGAGCCAACTGAATTCGAAGAGTCTATTGGACAG GCTTTGTTTGATCTTGAAAATACCAATACGGAGCTGAAAAGCGAACTGAAAGATTTATACATAAATTCAGCTGT TCAAGTTGATGTGTCTGGGGGTCGAAAGGCTGTTGTTATCCACGTTCCCTTCAGATTAAGGAAAGGTTTCCGGAAGATTCATGTTAGACTTGTTAGAGAGCTTGAGAAGAAGTTCAGTGGCAAG GATGTAGTGTTGATTGCCACCCGTAGGATAGTGAGGCCGCCAAAGAAAGGATCTGCAGTTCAGCGCCCTCGCAACCGTACCCTCACTGCTGTGCATGAGGCAATGCTTGAGGATATTGTATTGCCTGCTGAGATTGTTGGGAAGCGTGTTAGGTATCGTGTTGATGGGTCGACAATCATGAAG GTTTTCTTGGATCCCAAGGAACGAAACAACACTGAGTACAAGTTGGAGACTTTTGCTGCAGTATACAGGAAACTTTCAGGCAAAGATGTGGTGTTTGATTACCCTGCACAAGAGGCCTAG